One genomic region from Ptychodera flava strain L36383 chromosome 5, AS_Pfla_20210202, whole genome shotgun sequence encodes:
- the LOC139133586 gene encoding NXPE family member 1-like, giving the protein MGTNAFMNIVSEGHMQFLQGRVGEYVENQQNLNRVQSVSNNHHNKFVVNVDVDGQVPVEATFTKMQSFDNHEPYKAGRDRDVPSLVPSNQGRTSAITSTFAIVNKNPIEKGDMIIIKINTYDNYKNIRSLGGDLLRATLFNKDDKFATMGRIVDHENGSYTAYFYAGYAGKVSVEVVLALQREAIQWQDNVFRKSEPRAWWVGKFIQGDTNETSQCYVIREGTWTDKCDFPYGKALGKTRFLCDTPKSLPCHTLSYISSLNMPPLSSYLISELIEHDYLFEAPNAMQLINGSVSTLVIEDSKPKDPKIPRCQADLPVPPSDGYWLGDRWHSRICTSREWLEPKDVQQCLRGKNVYFLGDSTTRQWFQKFLEIAGYPLVVTDSNWRQRVVSIPKKYRVVSACKCDSDFMRAAPIDMATLTSHLTQYKHTHADTMEGAGDT; this is encoded by the exons atgggaaCAAATGCATTTATGAACATTGTCAGCGAAGGACACATGCAGTTCCTCCAAGGTAGAGTTGGTGAATATGTTGAAAATCAGCAG AATTTAAATCGTGTACAGAGTGTATCGAATAATCATCATAACAAATTTGTGGTAAACGTTGACGTGGATGGTCAGGTGCCAGTTGAAGCTACGTTTACAAAGATGCAGAGTTTTGATAACCATGAACCATACAAAGCAGGCAGAGACCGGGATGTACCTTCACTTGTCCCTAGTAATCAAGGCAGGACAAGTGCGATAACGTCGACGTTTGCCATTGTAAATAAAAATCCGATAGAAAAAGGTGACATGATTATAATCAAGATTAACACCTATGATAACTACAAAAATATCCGGTCGCTTGGGGGCGATCTTCTCCGAGCGACACTGTTCAACAAAGATGATAAGTTTGCAACCATGGGAAGAATTGTTGACCATGAGAATGGTTCGTATACGGCCTATTTCTACGCGGGATACGCCGGGAAAGTCTCCGTTGAAGTCGTGTTGGCTCTCCAGCGTGAGGCGATACAGTGGCAGGATAATGTTTTCCGAAAGAGCGAACCGCGTGCTTGGTGGGTCGGAAAGTTCATTCAAGGTGACACCAATGAAACCTCGCAGTGCTACGTTATTAGAGAAGGCACGTGGACGGACAAATGCGACTTCCCTTACGGGAAAGCTCTCGGAAAGACAAGATTCCTTTGTGATACTCCGAAGTCCCTTCCTTGCCATACACTTTCTTACATATCTTCACTTAATATGCCTCCGTTGTCTTCGTATTTAATCAGCGAATTAATAGAACATGATTACTTGTTCGAAGC ACCAAATGCTATGCAACTAATCAATGGGAGTGTGTCCACTTTAGTTATCGAag ATTCAAAACCAAAAGACCCTAAAATTCCGAGGTGTCAGGCAGATCTTCCCGTCCCTCCGTCAGACGGATATTGGCTCGGTGATCGATGGCACTCGCGCATATGCACAAGCAGGGAGTGGTTGGAACCGAAAGACGTACAGCAGTGTCTGCGAGGAAAGAATGTTTACTTCCTCGGTGACTCTACCACCAGACAGTGGTTTCAAAAATTCTTGGAAATTGCTGGTTATCCGCTTGTTGTGACTGATTCAAACTGGAGACAACGGGTCGTCTCGATTCCGAAAAAGTACAGG GTAGTGAGCGCATGTAAATGCGACAGTGACTTCATGCGAGCAGCACccattgacatggcaactctcacaTCGCATCTCACGCAGTATAAACACACCCATGCTGATACGATGGAGGGAGCAGGCGATACTTGA